DNA from Vitis vinifera cultivar Pinot Noir 40024 chromosome 19, ASM3070453v1:
TGCATCTACTAGTGATCTTGTGGATTGTTTAGATTGATAATTTaattgtgggaaaaaaaatccaCTCTCACATCTCTTTTGGATGTTAGTTGCCAAAGAATTTCTGGGTGTTCATTATAACATTATTTGTAGGATTGGAAATTGGTGGTGGATGTACAAGCCAAGTTGGCTTTTCCACTTGCTGATACTTCGAAACTGTAtgttttcaaactcatttaggATCACAGGCCAGAATACCAAGTTTTAAGGGAAATGTTCTTTTCTGCCAACTCTTAATTGCTCTCAGCCTTAGAAAGTTCTTCAATTCCAACCTTTCCATATTGTATAAGATACCAGTGGCTCTTGCCCATGAAACCTCCATGTTATTCAAGCATTAAATCCTTCATCATCTATTGGAGGACTCCAGAAATGTCAAACATGGGAAATAGGCTCCACAAGCTATAACTACCTTCATGCAATGGATTAGAATGTGATTGGCTAATTCCTCTATGAATTTGCATAGACAACACTATGCACTATGATCAAAGGAGCTAGTATTGGACCTTTTGAAAAAGAGATGTTTGCTTTACTTGAGGGTTTAACAATTGCAAAAGGGTTTGGTGTCTCCAATATCTCGGTGGAGGAGGATGTGGTGACAGGGGTATCTTAGGTGGCCTGTGGTTGGAGAGAATCATGAATATATGATCATTGTATGCATAATATTGTGGTTCTCACTAGGATGTCTGGTtgcttcttctcatttttttgataggtaaagataaTTCATTAAGAGCCAAGAGGCTAGAGAAAGGGTATACATGGGGTATACCAAGATACAAAgaggtaaaaaaacaaaaagataaacaAGCTGACCCTTATTTAGTGGCTAGCCAGTCtgcaaaatctatcaaagagaGAGTGTGttcctctatatacaccctagcccaattcacaaagATGTACACAAAAATGGATTTAATATCTTGATCGTTCCTCTCAATATCATCGAAGGCCctcctattcctttctttccaaatggtcCACATTAGACAAAGGGGGGcagctctccaagctttctcccttttcttgcccacaaaagatCCATGCCATCCGAGGAGCTTCCTTTTCATAGAGGAGTGCATCACCCCTTGCaccccaaaaagggagaagatcAAAAGCCATAACATTCTGGCCTTCTCACAAAACAAGAGAAGGTGATTTGTGGTTTCCTCCTCATATTTGCACAAAAAGCACCTGTTGGGGATGCTCTAATCGAATCTCTTCAAGCGGTCAATGGTGAGGAGCTTGTACCAGGCTGCCTCCCATCCAAAGAAGCTAGTCCTAATTGGAACCCAAGGCGTCCAAATAGTTCTAGCCAAGAAGAGGGGCTTGATGGCCCTTGAGAAAGAACTATAGTAAGTCTTGACAAAAAAGGTCCCATTCTTGTTCTCTTTCCACCAGAGTGAGTCATTCACACCTCTTCTAATGGTCAAAGGATGAAGCTTGCTTAATAAGCTTTCTACTtctcccacctcccaatcattaagatGTTTAGTGAAACGAAGCCCCCAGCTGCCCCCAACTTCATTTTCCTCCCAAGCCTCAGCAACCCATCCTTCTTTGTTGGTAGAGAGATTAAACAAGAAGGGGAAAGCTTCTTCTAGAGATTGGTTTTCACACCACaagtccttccaaaacttcactctaGTGCCATCTCCTATGATGAAGCGGGAGTGAGAGTGAAAGTTCTCCCAACCATTTCTGAtggccttccaaacccccaccccaTGCCGGTCTCTAGCTCCTTTGGAGCACCATCCCCCCTCTTGAAGGTCATACTTGGTAGagataatttgcttccatagAGACTCATTCTCATTAGCAAATCTCCATAACCACTTCCCAAGAAGGGCTTTGTTAAAAGTGGCCAGACTGCAGATACCTAAGCCTCCATCCTTTTTAGCGGCGCAAATGACCTTTCAACTCACCAAGTGAGGTTTATTCTCTAAGGCTCCACCGCCccataagaaatccctttggattttttcaagCCTTGCACAGACCCTCTTGGGAAtcacaaagagagaaagaaagtaggTTGGGAGGCTAGAGAGGGTGCTTTTTAGTAAGGTAAGATGACCCCCTTTGGAGAGGTATTGCCTTTTCCAGAGAGATAACCTTTTCCTGAATCTTTCCTCCACTGTATCCCACACCCTAGTGGCTTTGTAAGGGGCTCCAAGAGGAAGACCCAAGTAGGAGGTAGGTAAACTCCCTATCTTACATCCTAAAACCGAGGCGAGAGTCTCCATAGGAATGCCTTCCCCCATTGGGATGGCTTCAGTTTTGCTCAGATTGACTTTTAAACTTGAaatcgcctcaaaccacatgaaggtCCAGCTAAGATATTGCAACTGATCTGCATCGGCGTCACAGAAAATCAGGGTGTCATCGGCAAACAAGGGGTGGGACACGATCAGCccctttcttcctcttcctcccacTCGGAACCCATAAATAAAGCTCCCATTTCTTGCACAAGAAAGCAGTTGGCTAAGAGCTTCCATGGCAAAAAGGAAGAGATAGGGGGAGAGAGGGTCGCCCTATCTCAATCCCCTAAAGCTCTGAAAGAAACCCGAAGGGCTCCCATTGATGATGATCGAGAAGGTAGTTGTAGAGAAGCACCATTTCATCCAGTTAATCCACCTATGCCCGAATCCCATCTTAGACATCACCTTCATTAGAAAGTCCCAATTAACGTGGTCAAaagccttctcaatgtccatCTTAAGAAGGAGGCCTGGGATGTTGTCTTTTAATCTAGAATCAAGGGCTTCATTAGCAATAAGAACAGCGTCCAGAATTTGTCTCCCATGGACGAAAGCTTGTTGAGAGTCAGAAATCACCTCCCCCATCACTAATTTCAGCCTATTGACAAGGACTTTGGCAAGCAATTTGTACACACTCCCTACCAGGCTGATTGGTCTGAAATCTCTTAGGTCTTCGGCCCTCTCCTTCTTAGGAATGAGCAAGAGGAAAGTAGAGTTTAAGCTTCTTTGGAAGGTCCCACTCATGAAAGTCTATACTGACAAATTAGTAACCAGATTAGCAGGCCAAGAGAGAGGCTTCTTCATTCATTGACTTTATTGAGGATCTTATGCCCTCTTCACTTTTGGTGCAGTTAACCTTAGGGTTGGCAACTGATTTCTGTTCTGTATTCCTGTTGTTTATATGCTTATGTGAATTATCCTTTTTGAAGGACTTTTCATCCTTAATAGATTCATACATCTtacttttactttctttcagGAAAATTTAAAAAGCTTCTCAAGGATATCTCATCCTTCCCTGGGTTCACTTTTGTACTTTAGTAGTCAAATGTTTATTTCTATACATACAAACTTGTGGCCTGACTCTAGTGGCAAGGGGTTGGTGCAAGGATGTGGAGATTTCAGGTTTGAGTCTTGAGCAAGgacaaaatttggaaaaattgtcTATAACAAAAGTTTACCTTAATCTACCAACTGTGTCAAACTCACTTCAAATGCTATAAAGAAACTGATCAATGGTTTCTAGTgctaattaaaataaacaattaataaaataaaaaaatgaaatgaaatcatATCATTTACATAATATGCCCTGATGCCACTGTATTCTGTTGCaacctcccccccccccccctcttcttttttttaattttatttttttctgtttaCTGTAGTTCAATTTGATTCTCTTGATTCTTCATGCTTCTTTACATAGTTCTTTGGATAGTTTCTTTGTTTCATTGAATCCTATGTATCTGTTAAAGGCCCTCATCAAATTGATTAGCCACTAAACATGTTTTAGATTTCATCTTGATGTGGAAAATGTGTAATCTTTTGTCTTCCTTGGTCATGTTGTTGCTGTCGCTTATAATCCCTTAAGTTTGTTtgcattatttaattttcttcgaTGTGCTGTACATTTTATTGACTTTATGTACTTTTTATCCTTTATGGGATACTAAATCTTGACATGAATAGGTGGTTTGAAAGGCAACCTATTCATGTTGAATACCATGCACATGCTGACAAAGTTGAGGCCCTATGTACACACTTTTCTGAAAGAGgcaagtaaaatgtttgagatGTACATTTATACGATGGGTGAACGCTCCTATGCTTTGGAAATGGCAAAGCTGCTTGACCCTGAGAGAGTGTACTTCAGTTCTAGAGTGATTTCACAAGCTGATTGTACCCAAAGACATCAAAAGGGTCTTGATGTGGTGTTGGGGCAAGAAAGTGCTGTTTTGATCCTTGATGATACAGAATCGGTTAGTACATCTGCGGTCCTCTGACCCTAATATCTTTCTTTTGCTGATGCTCTATATGGTTTACATCTATATGATActaattgttattttaaaatgaaagtcTTCTTTTTCCTTGTGTAAAATGTCATCCTTTATTTTTcatcacctttttttttgttgaagccATTGTGTTTAACCTTGTTGGCTTCTTCTCATTTTGCCTCCCCACATCAACTAATATATCCTTATCAACTAGCATGGCATTAAGTCCTAAACACATGGATTAATCATGAGTTACTCAGCTCTATCATCTTGAGATTGATAGAATTATGACATGTGAGACTTTGTCCTACATCTCCATGTTTTCATCTTCATCTTACACCATGAGAAGGTGGTGTGGGGGCTTTAGATGCCCACCTCTTTGGTGAGAACTCAAGGTTCTCAGTTGCCCTTGAGACATGGAAACTAGGATGGATGTTGAATAAAGGATACATTCACATCACTCCTCTGAGTTGACTAGGATGACTTTGGGACATAGATTCTAGGAGGTTAAAGTAGGAGGGGATCCTTTGCTTCAGTTATCCTCTCTCATCAAGAGAGGATAATAAAGAGCAGCCTTCTGATTTTCATGGTGTACATGTCAATGCTAGTGGGTTTAATGTTTCTGTAAAGACAACGGCAAGTACACTTTGAGTATCTACGAAAGAGAGTCCTTTCTTCATTTGCATAATTGAGAAATCATTAGAGATTAAATCTCAAGCTCCTTGCAAGATTCTTCTTTGATCACTGTTAGATTCTCCAAATCCACCCTATCTCCTCTGAAGCTCTCCCACTTTCTCCTGAGACTAGAATCTTAGACAACTCACCATGCATGTGACTGAGCTCCTCTGTACGTAGAACCTACTGTACACATGCTGTAGAAGTTTACAATGTCAAGTGAATTTCAAAGTAAAATCTATTAGATTGAAATAATATTCTGTatctatttttcaatgtttaattGTACTCTTCAAAATGACGGGTGCATACAACTCTTGGTCGATGCTTGAATTATTCAATAGATGAAAAGTTGAATTGTTCGTCCAGAATTAtgttaattataaatttatcaaattagacagaaaataaggataaaagAGGATTTCATTTAATAGGAAAAGAGTAATATGATATAGATAGAGGGGGGTGCTGAGAAGGGATCATAACCCTAGTTGGATGATAGTCACTAAAGCTACACAAGAAGTGGAGATAAATCTTAATCTTTAGGGAATAGAACTTCCCTTTTTGAAATTGAGGAGCATTTTAGCAGTTTTTTGCTGAGATTTTCCTATCAAATTAACTTTTTGAGTTTATGGCCAGCTGGCCTTGGTCACTCACTCACTGCATGCCACTTTTCATTTCTGAAGCAGGTGTTTTTCTTGCCCATGATGGTCCTATGCTTCTGGTCCAGCctcttttaatttcaaatttgatctTACAATATTTGTGAAGTTGGTAGTGAAGGCTAATGCACTGGGATACATGCCATAGTAAGAAGTTAATATTCTACTTGCAAAGATGCAAGCAGTTTGCGCTCTCTAAGGTCAGTAGCATTTATTACTCTACATGTCTTCTGGAAGGACATGTGGCATTTCTTGGAGAATTAACATTTAAACTTATGGACCGTGAAGTTCAAATAGGTTGAGCTGGAACCTGAAGGGAAttcttgaaattttggaaaagagAAGATGTTGCTTGGCTTTAAACTCAAGTAGTTATACCAGCTATATGTGATCTGTTTTGAAGGGTCATTTCAGATGTTCAGAACTGTAATAGTCAAAGATCATGTTATTGGTAAAGATAGATATTCCATTTGTAGTCACTCAACATCAGAGAGATATCACCTTGTTAAACTTGGATGCGAATTTCTAGGTTTTTGCGTTTTAGTAACTTGCACTTTGGTCATTTGTTTGCACTTTCTACAATCATGATAGAGAACTAGAATTTGTTTTGTCTGATTAAGGGCTTCATTCACATCCTCTTAGATTATACAATTcaattttggagtttttttaaGATTGGATATGGAACAAAGTAACTACATGAAGAAGCTCCATATTTTGCATCCGTGAATATTCTGGCTTCGCAAATCTGATAAGGAACTACAGAAATTCCTGCAGGTGCATTTAGTATCTCTAATTTGGAGTTCTTTTAGGAATGGAATAGAGAAGCTAGGTGAGAAACCTACATTTTTGcttctaaattttaatttgactTAAAAAATTTGACCACACCATGACAAGGAGATTCAGGAATGCTTATGGTTTCACCAAATATTTCCACTAATTTGTATAATACAGCTTCCCAATGGTGTAGGTGGATATTATGCAAATCGGCAAAGTTGTTTGGCActtatttccatttaaaaattgCTATTATTTGTTTTGGGTGGAATCATAATGCCTGAaacttctttcatttttgttccATCAGAATCTTCTTTTCCAAATTATGTTATTTTCTGTTGATCTTGAAGAGAGTTTTgtttgaaaagaaaacaagtgGAAGTTGTTTGTACCCCCTTTTTATGGTGTGATAGAAACACATGGATAGCAACATGTGGGGTTAAAAGAGATGTAAAACTCTCGAGTGTTTCAGAGCTGTGGCATCAATTTTTAACATTCATAAAACTAGATATACTTGCTTTTTGTATACTTCTTCTGTACTAGAGCTGCTTCAACTTTTTGCTATGCGCTTCTTAGTAGGATTATGTGATTCATGCTTGCCtacaaaaaaaagggaaaggaaaaagaaaagctaGATATGTTTGTTATTAATGTCTAGACTCTGGAGCATATGTTTAcctaatatctatttttttatatctcatATTAGTAAATTATACTACGACTCCATATGCTGTATACATGATATTTGAACCTGCAAATTGCTGAATCAAGGAATACATGAGCTGTCACATTGTTGTGGTAATTAATAAAGCCAGCTACATTTGTTACTTTCTGTTATTCTAGGTATGGCAGAAGCACAAAGACAACTTGATACTGATGGAAAGATACCATTTCTTTGCTTCAAGTTGCCGTCAATTTGGCTTCAATTGTAAATCTCTTTCTGAGTTGAAGAGTGATGAAAGTGAGCCTGATGGGGCGCTTGCAACCGTTCTTAAAGTTCTCCAGCGGATACACAGTATGTTCTTTGATCCGGTCGGTCTTGGTCCTGAATCTTTACTGATTCAATTTTTAgtacttgttttgttttcttgctTAGTTATTTGGGAACCTTCTTATAGGAACTTGGGGATGACTTTTCTGGCAGAGATGTGAGACAGGTAAGAAATTCTTACAGCAGCTGAACTAACTCTTATGCTGaccctttcttttttattatttttgaaattatgctgaccctttcttttttttttatttttgaaactaaGGTGGTCTTTGTTTTTTGTCTAAAATCTGAATAAACCTGAATTTGGCTTAAATCTTAATGGAGCTGAATGTCATTAAGTgttttagtttgttttttttttttattagtgtcCAAATGCTGTTAactgttgtttgtttttattaatgtttGAATACTGTCAAGTgttaaatctatttatttttgtatgttaAAAACATCTATTTTTATATGTCATTAAGTCTTTTTCTGGTCTTAAGACTGTTGGTGGCTCCAAATCAGAGTTCAATGCTGGAGTGACCTGAACGCTGTAATTTGTGTCATTTATTTGAGCACTAAAATTGTTTGCAGTTTGGGTTTCTCTTTGTCCTAGTGTGCCTAAATAAGctttatgaataaaatttgttgattTCGGTAGTGAAGCCACAAATTAAATGTCCCAGAAATGaaatttaatagtattaaactATCTTTCCTGATCAGGTGGTGAAAAGAGTTCGGAAGGACGTTTTGAAGGGGTGTAAAATAGTATTCAGTCGGGTTTTTCCCACCAGATTCCAGGCTGAGAATCACCATCTCTGGAGGATGGCAGAGCAGTTGGGAGCCACATGTGCAACAGAACTTGATCCATCAGTCACACACGTGGTTTCGACAGATGCGGGAACGGAGAAGTCACGTTGGGCACTGCAGGAGAAGAAGTTTCTGGTCCATCCTGGCTGGATAGAAGCTGCAAACTATTTTTGGCAAAAGCAACCTGAAGAGAACTTTCCTGTCAACCAAAAGAAGAACCAATAATCTTTGCCTTCCACTTCTAACTTATTTCCAAATACTCTGTTTGTTAAAGTGAACGTTTTTCATAAACTTCACAGGACTTGCTAAGcagttaaaaggaaaaagaaatctaaAATCAAGCATAACCAATATAGTGACCAAATATGACTCAAGTTCCCAAAGCATTTGGGTTTTCTACAGAGTGACAATGCATGTTTCCTTATCCAGTTGGAGGCTGCAAGATGAATGATGGTTTTGAGTTTCAATATCAGCTTCAGCGTCAGTACCCTTTGGACTTCTAGATCAATTGTTGCTGATATGTTTGCTCCATGATCAGTTAGTGTGGTTTGGTTCAGGATAAGAAATATGGATACAGAATATGGCTAAGCTGAATTAGCATGAATGTTCTGTAATCTTATATTTTGTACTTATTTAATTATAGAACCTTTTGGTAGTAAAAATGAAAGACATTGTCTTAGATACAAGCTCTGCTATCAAGATGATATAACTATGAGCAGTTCATCTGTAATTGAACAACAATTTATTGATCAGTGCTTGATGCAGCTGTACTAATTTGTTCCTTAAACTAAGTGTGCTTTCTGGGGATTggtttttcctctttgtttAGCCTTTTGGCGTCCTTGTATATGCTATGTATGCTTTTGTGCACCCTTTTCTTAGaagcttttaatatatttgctgTTTGCATATCAGGGGGAAAAAAAGGTTATTAGAAGGATTGGTTTGATGCTATGGGTTGTAGGAAAAGGTTTTGAAAAAGCTCCACTGCTTTCCTTTTTGGAATACAGGACCACCATCTGCTTCATGCAGattctttaattttctattaCTAAGTGAGACGACTATTTATGTGGGAAGTCCCTCTGTGTAAGCTGTCTTTATTCATCTGATATAATTGATTTGTTCACTATAATAAACATCACAACATCAACATCATGTTATTTACCAGTTGTCTACTTCATCTGCATGCTACCTTCTTTTTCTTGGATTTGTTTTTCATGGAACTAAAGCTTAAGTGAAATTTTGACATTGACAGGTTGCTGCAGTCCCTGAGGATGTTGGAACTGCTGGTGCACTTCGGGCCATTGCACACCACTTGACCGCTAATGACATTTTGGTTAAAAGTCCTTATCCTCTATAGCAGTTGACTTTGGACTTGATTCCTTTACATCTATTGATTGTCTATTGCTTGTTTATGTTTTTGCAGGTGGTAAGTGGTGATCTTGTTTGTGATGTTTCCCCTGGGGCAGTGGCAGCAGCTCATAGACGGCATGGTGCTGCAGTGACTGCTATGCTTTGCTCTGTTCCTGTCAGTGGACCATTGGAGTCAGGATCCTCTAGTGGAAAGGACAAAACCAAGAAACCTGGGTGTTGCAACATTATAGGGCTGGATCCCACTAAACAGTTCCTATTATACATTGCTACAGGTTATTTCTCTGTAGATTCTGTTTTACATGGAATAGAATTGGGTAAGTTTCTTACTTAGCAGCTT
Protein-coding regions in this window:
- the LOC100854176 gene encoding RNA polymerase II C-terminal domain phosphatase-like 4 isoform X1, encoding MSLVTDSRVHSPSSDGFAAYLDAELDSDSSDVSPEQEAEDDEQEAEDESDSEYKRVKRQKVEEFESIEEHPGSTSDGSLEQNLEVTITKDTCTHPGVFRELCIRCGQKMEGGSGVAFGYIHKDLRLGSDEIARLRDTDLKNLLRHKKLYLVLDLDHTLLNSTRLLDITPEELYLKNQTDPLQGGLKGNLFMLNTMHMLTKLRPYVHTFLKEASKMFEMYIYTMGERSYALEMAKLLDPERVYFSSRVISQADCTQRHQKGLDVVLGQESAVLILDDTESVWQKHKDNLILMERYHFFASSCRQFGFNCKSLSELKSDESEPDGALATVLKVLQRIHSMFFDPELGDDFSGRDVRQVVKRVRKDVLKGCKIVFSRVFPTRFQAENHHLWRMAEQLGATCATELDPSVTHVVSTDAGTEKSRWALQEKKFLVHPGWIEAANYFWQKQPEENFPVNQKKNQ
- the LOC100854176 gene encoding RNA polymerase II C-terminal domain phosphatase-like 4 isoform X2; the protein is MSDGFAAYLDAELDSDSSDVSPEQEAEDDEQEAEDESDSEYKRVKRQKVEEFESIEEHPGSTSDGSLEQNLEVTITKDTCTHPGVFRELCIRCGQKMEGGSGVAFGYIHKDLRLGSDEIARLRDTDLKNLLRHKKLYLVLDLDHTLLNSTRLLDITPEELYLKNQTDPLQGGLKGNLFMLNTMHMLTKLRPYVHTFLKEASKMFEMYIYTMGERSYALEMAKLLDPERVYFSSRVISQADCTQRHQKGLDVVLGQESAVLILDDTESVWQKHKDNLILMERYHFFASSCRQFGFNCKSLSELKSDESEPDGALATVLKVLQRIHSMFFDPELGDDFSGRDVRQVVKRVRKDVLKGCKIVFSRVFPTRFQAENHHLWRMAEQLGATCATELDPSVTHVVSTDAGTEKSRWALQEKKFLVHPGWIEAANYFWQKQPEENFPVNQKKNQ